One Blattabacterium cuenoti DNA window includes the following coding sequences:
- the ribD gene encoding bifunctional diaminohydroxyphosphoribosylaminopyrimidine deaminase/5-amino-6-(5-phosphoribosylamino)uracil reductase RibD — MKIKKLFMERAIQLANNGIGIISPNPIVGCVIEINGLIISEAWNYQCENEHAEVKAINKIKNDSLFLKSTLYVTLEPCSHLGTTPSCVDLIIKKKISIVVIGAKSPFIKSRIGIKKLKKYGIKVIENYLHDQCRIINKRFFTFYEKNRPFIILKWDQSYDGFIASSFKKNECISNIYSRQLTHKWRSEEDSILVGEKTILMDNPELNTIKWNGKNPVKIFLDKELSIPNYYHLFDNKQDTIIFTEKKIEKKNNKIEFIQICFDQKLLEQILFFLFKKKIQSIIVEGGKKILEIFIKKNIWDESRVFISNKIFNDGLNAPIVNGNIILKKNIDTDILIIKSFY; from the coding sequence ATGAAAATTAAAAAATTATTTATGGAAAGGGCTATACAATTGGCTAATAATGGAATAGGGATAATTTCCCCTAATCCAATAGTTGGATGTGTTATAGAAATAAATGGGTTAATTATTTCCGAAGCATGGAATTATCAATGTGAAAATGAACATGCAGAAGTAAAAGCAATAAATAAAATTAAAAATGATTCCTTATTCTTAAAATCAACTCTTTATGTAACGTTAGAACCATGTAGTCATTTAGGAACAACTCCTTCATGTGTAGATTTAATAATAAAAAAAAAAATTTCTATAGTTGTAATAGGGGCGAAATCTCCATTTATAAAAAGTAGAATAGGGATAAAAAAATTAAAAAAATACGGAATAAAAGTAATTGAGAATTATTTACATGATCAATGTAGAATTATAAATAAACGATTTTTTACATTTTATGAAAAAAATCGACCATTTATTATACTAAAATGGGATCAAAGTTATGACGGATTTATTGCTTCTTCATTTAAAAAAAATGAATGTATTAGTAATATTTATTCTAGGCAATTAACTCATAAATGGAGATCAGAAGAAGATAGTATTTTAGTTGGAGAAAAAACTATATTAATGGATAATCCTGAATTGAATACTATAAAATGGAATGGAAAAAATCCAGTAAAAATTTTTTTAGACAAAGAATTAAGCATTCCTAATTATTATCATCTATTTGATAATAAACAAGATACTATTATATTTACAGAAAAAAAAATTGAAAAAAAAAATAATAAAATAGAATTTATTCAAATTTGTTTTGATCAAAAATTATTAGAACAAATATTATTTTTTTTATTCAAAAAAAAAATACAATCTATAATCGTAGAAGGAGGAAAAAAAATATTAGAGATTTTTATAAAAAAAAATATTTGGGATGAATCTCGTGTTTTTATATCTAATAAAATTTTTAATGACGGTTTGAATGCTCCTATAGTAAATGGAAATATAATTTTAAAAAAAAATATTGATACAGATATACTAATTATAAAATCATTTTATTAA
- a CDS encoding shikimate dehydrogenase family protein, translating into MKNSYIKKYRNIFGLIGKNISYSLSRDFFLKKFKKESISYSTYLIFDIKDINEVNIIFNIPNLKGCNVTIPYKINIINFLDELDMNSKRIKSVNVIKIKDNYKIGYNTDIIGFQLSFEKLLSFYHTKKNLKALILGTGGVSYAISFVLYKLGIPYKYVSRNKEKNNHTINYIDINRDLLEKYKIIINCTPLGTYPNINSFPPLPYQYIYNNHILYDLTYNPDQTIFLKIGKKKGALIKNGLEMLYLQAEESWKIWNS; encoded by the coding sequence ATGAAGAATAGTTATATTAAAAAATATAGAAATATATTTGGTTTAATTGGTAAAAATATTAGTTATTCTTTATCAAGAGATTTTTTCCTAAAAAAATTTAAGAAAGAATCTATAAGTTATTCAACTTATCTAATTTTTGATATTAAAGATATTAACGAAGTTAATATAATATTTAATATACCTAATCTAAAAGGTTGTAATGTTACTATTCCTTATAAAATAAATATTATTAATTTTTTAGATGAATTAGATATGAATTCCAAAAGAATTAAATCTGTTAATGTAATAAAAATAAAAGATAACTATAAAATAGGATATAATACTGATATTATTGGATTTCAATTATCATTTGAAAAATTATTGAGTTTTTATCATACTAAAAAAAACTTAAAAGCTTTGATATTAGGAACTGGAGGTGTTTCTTATGCAATATCATTTGTATTATATAAATTAGGAATACCATATAAATATGTATCTAGAAATAAAGAAAAAAATAATCATACAATAAATTATATTGATATTAATCGAGATTTATTAGAAAAATATAAAATTATTATTAATTGTACTCCTCTAGGTACGTATCCAAATATAAATTCTTTTCCTCCCTTACCATATCAATATATTTATAATAATCATATTTTATATGATCTTACATACAATCCTGATCAAACTATTTTTTTAAAAATTGGTAAAAAGAAAGGTGCATTAATAAAAAATGGATTAGAAATGTTATATCTTCAAGCCGAAGAGTCTTGGAAAATATGGAATTCCTAA
- the rpsU gene encoding 30S ribosomal protein S21, translating into MILITTVREGESIDKALKKSKKKFDKTRILKEFREKQQYIKPSECRRNEILKAKYRERMKLKNEE; encoded by the coding sequence ATGATATTAATTACTACAGTAAGAGAAGGAGAATCAATAGATAAAGCTTTAAAAAAAAGCAAAAAAAAATTTGATAAAACTCGTATTTTAAAAGAATTTAGAGAAAAACAACAATATATAAAACCATCTGAATGTAGAAGAAATGAAATTTTAAAAGCAAAATATAGAGAACGTATGAAATTAAAAAATGAAGAATAG
- a CDS encoding ATP-dependent DNA helicase RecG gives MSYIFKYKFLGIKNKNNYFSTLRKKNNNHVMCCNDILKKSIRNLKLNSKKVSLLNKELNIYTCKDLILYYPNGYIYAGLKTISELKQNDNSFVQIIGKIIDFKEIKKKNNVGKILIALLVDKTGYIELIWFKKISFFKRLKKNILILVFGKKVLFKNKIQIVHPIIQKFHDKIKIYSIYPTYSLSKNLKKNGIDNFFIMNLLKIIIKKLENNSKEINNFIFQKYTNDRKLISKKNALIQIHFPESINNLIRAKYSIKFEKLFLVRLFSIKKIRGKPFLKIGKKFNSFYKNHLPFDLTEDQKNVFREIRSDLKKPIQMNRLLQGEVGSGKTIIAMLAMLLALDNGFQSCIMAPTEILAIQHYNYFIKMLCKIGVKIALLTRSTSYSNQNEIYKLLIKGKISFLIGTHSLIQEKVKFKNLGIAIIDEQQKFGVEQREKICKINNFPHVLIMTATPIPRTLAKVFYKNLSISIIKNKPIGKIPIKTIHFWNEYKHKAFQIIENEIIKGRQIYIVYPIVNSEKHNYKNLITGYQEIIQRFKFLKKDQIGFLHGKMNYKEKEIQMNKFLNKKTKIIVTTTIIEVGINVVNVSVILIENANVFGLSQLHQLRGRVGRGIHQSYCILLSEKSINPIGLSRINKMCQTNNGLEIAKEDLKLRGGGNLTGNEQSGKKYLFTNIFKYNELIKEVFLTVERFTKNNPNFLKKKNNYFHNIKKN, from the coding sequence ATGTCCTATATTTTTAAATATAAATTTTTAGGTATAAAAAACAAAAATAATTATTTTTCTACATTACGTAAAAAAAATAATAATCATGTTATGTGTTGTAATGATATTTTGAAAAAATCTATTAGAAATTTAAAATTAAACTCAAAAAAAGTTTCTTTATTAAATAAAGAATTAAATATTTATACATGCAAAGATTTAATTCTTTATTATCCAAACGGATATATATATGCAGGATTAAAAACAATATCAGAATTAAAACAAAATGATAATAGTTTTGTTCAAATTATAGGAAAAATTATTGATTTTAAGGAAATAAAAAAAAAAAATAATGTAGGAAAAATATTAATAGCCTTATTAGTAGATAAAACTGGATATATTGAATTGATTTGGTTTAAAAAAATTAGTTTTTTTAAAAGATTAAAAAAGAATATTTTAATATTAGTATTCGGAAAAAAAGTCCTATTTAAAAATAAAATACAGATTGTTCATCCAATAATACAAAAATTTCATGATAAAATAAAAATATATTCAATATATCCAACTTATTCCTTATCAAAAAATTTAAAAAAAAATGGAATTGATAATTTTTTTATAATGAATTTATTAAAAATAATTATAAAAAAATTAGAAAATAATTCAAAAGAAATAAATAATTTCATATTCCAAAAATATACTAATGATAGAAAATTAATTTCTAAAAAAAATGCATTAATTCAAATTCATTTTCCAGAATCTATAAATAATTTAATAAGAGCAAAATATTCAATAAAATTTGAAAAATTATTTTTAGTTAGGTTATTTTCTATAAAAAAAATAAGAGGAAAACCATTTTTAAAAATAGGTAAAAAATTTAATTCTTTCTATAAAAATCATTTACCATTTGATTTAACTGAAGATCAAAAAAATGTATTTAGAGAAATACGTAGTGATTTAAAAAAACCTATTCAAATGAATCGGTTATTACAAGGAGAAGTTGGAAGTGGAAAAACAATTATTGCTATGTTAGCAATGCTACTTGCATTAGATAATGGATTTCAATCATGTATAATGGCCCCAACTGAAATATTGGCAATCCAACATTATAATTACTTTATAAAAATGTTATGTAAAATTGGAGTTAAAATTGCTTTATTAACAAGATCTACATCTTATTCTAATCAAAATGAAATTTATAAATTATTAATTAAAGGAAAAATATCTTTTTTAATCGGTACACATTCCTTAATACAAGAAAAAGTAAAGTTTAAAAACTTGGGTATTGCTATTATAGATGAACAACAAAAATTCGGAGTAGAACAAAGAGAAAAAATATGTAAAATTAACAATTTTCCACATGTATTAATAATGACAGCTACACCAATACCAAGAACTCTTGCTAAAGTTTTTTATAAAAATTTAAGTATATCTATTATAAAAAATAAACCTATAGGTAAAATACCTATTAAAACTATTCATTTTTGGAATGAATATAAACATAAAGCATTTCAAATAATAGAAAATGAAATAATAAAAGGAAGACAAATATATATAGTTTATCCTATTGTAAATTCAGAGAAACATAATTATAAAAATTTAATAACAGGATATCAAGAAATAATTCAAAGATTTAAATTTTTAAAGAAAGATCAAATTGGGTTTTTACATGGAAAAATGAATTATAAAGAAAAAGAAATACAAATGAATAAATTTTTAAATAAAAAAACTAAAATAATTGTAACAACTACAATAATAGAAGTGGGGATTAATGTTGTTAATGTTTCTGTTATATTAATAGAAAATGCTAATGTTTTTGGGTTATCTCAGTTACATCAATTAAGAGGAAGAGTAGGTAGAGGTATTCATCAAAGTTATTGTATTCTTTTATCAGAAAAATCAATTAATCCTATAGGATTATCTAGAATTAATAAAATGTGTCAAACTAATAATGGATTAGAAATAGCAAAAGAAGATCTTAAATTGAGAGGTGGAGGTAATTTAACGGGTAATGAACAAAGTGGAAAAAAATATTTATTTACAAACATTTTTAAATATAATGAATTAATTAAAGAAGTATTTTTAACTGTTGAAAGATTTACAAAAAATAATCCAAATTTTTTAAAAAAAAAAAATAATTATTTTCATAATATTAAAAAAAATTGA
- a CDS encoding ATP-dependent helicase: protein MKLNEIQKKIVKTIYGPVLVIAGAGSGKTRVLVYRIIYMIKNIGIKPSNILALTFTKKAAEEMKNRISNLIDKSLSKKIKIGTFHSIFSNILRKESHYIGFNPDYTIYDRKDSENIIKKILKNLNLDKSFNYKDILKKISLYKNNFFLKKKIENPFKKIYDLYTLKCFQSKAIDFDDILLYTYRLFYLYPKVLNKYQEKFKYILVDEYQDTNSSQSIIIKFLSKKYNNIFVVGDDAQSIYNFRGANISNIKNFHIEYKKTKIFYLEQNYRSTNYIVQISNKIISFNKNQILKKIWTNNEQGEKIKIYEASSEKEEVLYIIDSILSIIKKKKYEYKDFAIFYRTNSQSYIIEYLLKERKIPYKIYGNISLIKRKEIQNLLLYLKFINNPNDEELLLRILQKNNIRHKKTINFILKLIEKYKKYNIFDILSNIDLYDKKSIINKKTKCKIKKIFFLLKIIFLKKENINVYEIIKDIINLILLEQIKEEKNKNYYIHQLYYFFTQKIKLKERISLSKFLQNFYFDNKIYIDEKKEIENKVSLMTIHLSKGLEFPIVFITGLEENIFPSRSNINEISKIEEERRLFYVAITRAKKLAILTYAKCRLLWGEKKNNIPSRFIKEIKNNDHIISYDKKEKEYNFIKKGIKVFHKKFGVGIILYLKYNNQIAIIDFQKLGKKKILLSLNKLTFYP from the coding sequence ATGAAATTAAATGAGATTCAAAAAAAGATAGTAAAAACTATTTATGGACCAGTTTTAGTAATTGCAGGAGCTGGATCAGGAAAAACTAGAGTTTTAGTATATAGAATTATTTATATGATTAAAAATATTGGAATAAAACCTTCCAATATATTAGCTCTTACTTTTACAAAAAAAGCTGCAGAAGAAATGAAAAATAGAATATCTAATTTAATAGATAAATCTTTGTCAAAAAAAATAAAAATAGGTACATTTCATTCTATTTTTTCTAATATCTTAAGAAAAGAATCTCACTACATAGGATTTAATCCTGATTATACTATATATGATCGAAAAGATTCAGAAAACATAATAAAAAAAATTTTAAAAAATTTAAATCTTGATAAGTCATTTAATTATAAAGATATTTTAAAAAAAATATCTTTATATAAAAACAATTTTTTTTTAAAAAAAAAAATAGAAAATCCATTTAAAAAAATTTATGATTTATATACATTAAAATGTTTTCAATCGAAAGCTATAGATTTTGATGATATATTATTATATACTTATCGTTTATTTTATTTATATCCAAAAGTACTTAATAAATATCAAGAAAAATTTAAATATATTTTAGTTGATGAATATCAAGATACTAATTCATCTCAAAGTATTATTATAAAATTTTTATCAAAAAAATATAATAACATATTTGTAGTAGGAGATGATGCTCAATCTATTTATAATTTTCGTGGTGCAAATATATCTAATATTAAAAATTTTCATATTGAATATAAAAAAACTAAAATATTTTATTTAGAACAAAATTACAGATCTACTAATTATATAGTTCAAATATCTAATAAAATTATTTCATTTAATAAAAATCAAATTTTAAAAAAAATATGGACAAACAATGAACAAGGAGAAAAAATTAAAATTTATGAAGCTTCATCTGAGAAAGAAGAAGTATTATATATCATAGATTCTATTCTTTCTATTATAAAAAAAAAAAAATATGAATATAAAGATTTTGCAATATTTTATAGGACTAATTCACAATCTTACATTATTGAATATCTTTTAAAAGAAAGAAAAATTCCATACAAAATATATGGAAATATTTCTTTAATAAAACGGAAAGAAATTCAAAACTTACTACTATATTTAAAGTTTATAAATAATCCTAATGATGAAGAATTATTGTTACGTATTTTACAAAAAAATAATATTAGACATAAAAAAACAATTAATTTTATATTAAAATTAATAGAAAAATACAAAAAATATAATATTTTTGATATTTTAAGTAATATTGATCTTTATGATAAGAAATCTATAATTAATAAAAAAACTAAATGTAAAATAAAAAAAATATTTTTTTTATTAAAAATAATATTTTTAAAAAAAGAAAATATAAACGTATACGAAATAATAAAAGATATAATTAATCTAATTTTATTGGAACAAATAAAGGAAGAAAAAAATAAAAATTATTATATTCATCAATTATATTATTTTTTTACACAAAAAATTAAACTTAAAGAAAGAATTTCTTTATCAAAATTTCTTCAAAATTTTTATTTTGATAATAAAATTTATATTGATGAAAAAAAAGAAATAGAAAATAAAGTTTCATTAATGACTATCCATTTATCTAAGGGATTAGAATTTCCTATTGTTTTTATTACTGGATTAGAAGAAAATATTTTTCCATCAAGATCAAATATTAATGAGATATCAAAAATTGAAGAAGAACGTCGTTTATTTTATGTAGCAATTACAAGAGCTAAAAAATTAGCAATTTTAACATATGCAAAATGTAGATTATTATGGGGAGAAAAAAAAAATAATATTCCTAGTCGTTTTATTAAAGAAATAAAAAATAATGATCATATTATTTCTTATGATAAAAAAGAAAAAGAATATAATTTTATAAAAAAAGGAATTAAAGTATTTCACAAAAAATTTGGGGTAGGAATCATTCTCTATTTAAAATATAATAATCAAATAGCTATTATTGATTTTCAAAAATTAGGAAAAAAAAAAATTTTATTGAGTTTAAATAAATTAACTTTTTATCCATAA
- a CDS encoding cation diffusion facilitator family transporter codes for MNLKKTMISSFFIQKMICFFAIILFCIKLITWRITSSLSIFSDAMESLTNIISSIIGLCSLYISSLPKDKNHPYGHGKIEFISTAIEGFLISVISFTIFINTFTRIRYNFYHKSSLLSKLDCGILLMFLTSIINYFLGFLACKIGNKNKTLTLIASGKHLKMDTYSTFGIAIGLIFLNKTKCIWIDPIISIILSFFILYTGFKLLRNATAGIMDETDKNLLKKLSFYLNEKRSIYWIDLHHLKIIKYGSALHIDCHLTVPWFFNIKEANKEVRKLTILTKYKFGTKVELSVHVDACSKFDCIFCFNKTCQVRKHPFHKKILWTLNQTSYIEKKQNYNKNNSKLIKKTL; via the coding sequence ATGAATTTAAAAAAAACTATGATAAGTAGTTTTTTTATACAAAAAATGATATGTTTTTTTGCCATAATTTTATTTTGTATAAAACTTATTACTTGGCGTATTACATCATCTCTTTCCATATTTAGTGATGCAATGGAAAGTTTAACCAATATAATTAGTAGTATAATAGGTTTATGTAGTTTATATATTTCTTCTTTACCAAAAGATAAAAATCATCCATATGGACATGGAAAAATAGAATTTATATCTACCGCTATCGAAGGGTTTTTAATATCTGTAATAAGCTTTACAATATTTATAAATACTTTTACAAGAATTAGATATAACTTTTATCATAAATCATCACTATTATCAAAGTTAGATTGTGGTATATTATTGATGTTTTTAACTTCTATAATTAATTATTTTCTTGGGTTTTTAGCTTGTAAAATTGGTAATAAAAATAAAACTTTAACATTAATAGCAAGTGGAAAACATCTTAAAATGGATACATATTCTACTTTTGGAATAGCAATTGGATTAATATTTTTAAATAAAACAAAATGTATTTGGATTGACCCCATTATTTCTATCATTTTATCTTTTTTCATTCTGTATACAGGGTTTAAATTATTAAGAAACGCTACTGCTGGTATTATGGATGAAACTGATAAAAATCTTTTAAAAAAATTGTCTTTTTATCTTAATGAAAAAAGATCTATTTATTGGATAGATCTTCATCATTTAAAAATTATTAAATATGGTAGTGCCCTACATATTGATTGTCATCTAACCGTTCCTTGGTTTTTTAATATAAAAGAAGCTAATAAAGAAGTAAGAAAATTAACAATTTTAACCAAATATAAATTTGGAACTAAAGTAGAATTATCCGTACATGTAGATGCATGTTCTAAATTTGATTGTATATTTTGTTTTAATAAAACTTGTCAAGTTAGAAAACATCCTTTTCATAAAAAAATACTTTGGACGTTAAATCAAACTTCTTATATAGAAAAAAAACAGAATTATAATAAAAATAATTCTAAGTTGATTAAAAAAACATTATAA
- a CDS encoding DUF4290 domain-containing protein translates to MEYNTNRFRLVIPEYGRNIQKMIDFAIQIKNRKKRNKCALGIIKLMTDSNYKNKYNKKIFPFFQHKLWNQLLIMSNYQLDIDTPFPKPNPEKKNNVLKKIVYPEYLNSFRYYGKIIRDMINVAINCKNEQKKEGLLYAIANTMKKNYLRWNKNMVEDDVIFKDLIKLSNGKICIINNNMDPLLQCSQILRRNFNSRIRK, encoded by the coding sequence ATGGAATATAATACTAATCGATTTAGACTGGTGATACCAGAATATGGTAGAAATATTCAAAAAATGATAGATTTTGCAATACAAATAAAAAATAGAAAAAAAAGAAATAAATGTGCATTAGGAATTATAAAATTAATGACGGATTCTAATTACAAAAATAAATATAATAAAAAAATTTTTCCTTTTTTTCAACATAAATTATGGAATCAATTATTGATTATGTCTAATTATCAATTGGATATTGATACACCTTTTCCAAAACCAAATCCAGAAAAAAAAAATAATGTTTTAAAAAAAATTGTTTATCCAGAATACTTAAATAGTTTTAGATATTATGGAAAAATTATTAGAGATATGATCAATGTAGCTATAAATTGTAAAAATGAACAAAAAAAAGAAGGATTACTATATGCTATTGCAAATACCATGAAAAAAAATTATTTAAGGTGGAATAAAAATATGGTAGAAGATGATGTAATATTTAAAGATTTAATAAAACTTTCAAATGGAAAAATTTGTATTATAAATAATAATATGGACCCATTATTACAATGTTCTCAAATTTTAAGAAGAAATTTTAATTCTAGAATTAGAAAATAA